ACACGTGCACACAGACTGCAGCAGAATTAAGTTGCGCATTACTGGCACTGTCAACTTTACAACTTCTCTCTCTATCATCAACGTTACTCAATAgccattttttgttgttgttgttgttgggtaCAGAGTCAAAAACTGTAATGGAGATAAGTTTTACTTCTtcatattttgaagaaaaacaagtataattattttcaaagactTAATCATTTACGAATACATTATAAATCTATGGAAATACCTAttaaagacaaaagaaaaaatcaaatagaGTAATAACATTAGCATTATTTTTGTTCTGCAATAAACAATAGCGTTTATAAGTTAAAACCTGACGTTTGAGGATTGTTGTAACGAAGAAAATCAAGCTAATCGGTCTATATATGGTGATTGCCCAAAATCTATCAAGACCATCTCATTTATCAAAGGGATCTTATTCGATTGATAGAAAAGGATAAActgttataaaaattttaatacgtGTCATGAATTCTTAtagatgaataaaataaaaattattccaTTTGTTATACAGCATATCAAACTGAAACTTTATCTCCAAGCATACTGATCTTATCTCCAAGCAATAGGAATGAGCACAATTCTTGCTTCCCAAgtaattagataattttttttagtactcTCAGGTCTGCTTATAGAGTTATAGTCAACATTTATGTTTGAACGTAGAGCAATGCTACTATACAATAAATTAAgcacatattttattataaaagcaATTTACACGGTATCACCGTTGCAGATGATCTTCCTGAAtcacaacatatataataatcaaGGTTATATGTTTTGATATGTGTTAAGATATATTTTAGAGAGACGTTAGGCTAGTAACACATTATAGGTTAAAATTAATGGGAAATTGCAAAAATTTCTAGGTTTTGtttaagttttgtttttcttcttaaaattcttataaaatttctaatgcaTGTATGTTActcattttttaaagtttttttccttaaaaaatgagttttttttagtaaaataaaaatatttatgtttttttttgtttgtctaaattatttttacttaaaataagtatttttttttattttttaagaagtaaatcttattttttttaaaactcttattactaattgtgtaatttttaataaattttaagtaatatGTATTTAGACATTAAAAAAAGTAGCATGCATTAGAAATCATGTTAAAAAGTGTGTTACggacattttttataataaattttttttttatatgtaagaaTTGAAGTATCATAAAGTTTATGACACTTAGACAcattattcaattaattgagTTTAACTctcataataataaacaataaacatatttaaattgattgtgtgtaaaaattcaatcataaataTCACTAACttattaataatcaatttagaagtgatataaaatattttaattgatttacaatatataaaattttatgctTAATGcatgcttattattatttttaggataatttgacaattattaacttttttttatctattaactTAGTAAAAGTTAGTTcacaaaaaaacttattaaaagttactataaaatttaaaataattattaaaaatttaataattttaaattaaacaagatTTGTTTTTCCCTCAATAAAAATGGTAAAACGAAGATATACTCCATCAAGGGAGACACTAATCACATGTTAGAACTACCAAGAAAGGTACACCTAAGAATTATTACACATGTTTAAACTACAAATTGGGATATTCCAACTCATCCATGAAAAAGTGAAAATTCATTTCACATCTTTAATTACTTGTGTCAACCAGACCAATAATTTACTATTAATTTAGTTGTTTGAGTAGTGCATGTGAGTTGTTATAAATTGTTTATTGCTATTGAGTTTGattattatagataaaaaatatacaaaaatttataattagaaaaatatttttttggacaATCTTAACTTCTTTAcaacttaagaaaaaaaaaagagatgaaaaataaatgataaattttattggtgatgtaatgtgatgaaaaataaagataaaaagaaaaaaaaattattgattgaaTGTTTGAAAATATAACCACTCTTGTAATTAATGATAGTTTTTAACTAAATTCAATGAAGTAGATAGCTTGGGAgccatataaatatataatggaACGGTGGGAAGAAAGTACAAAGTACAAAAGTAACAGAGTAACCTGGAAGATGAGTTTTCTCGCGGGAAGGTTAGCTGGGAAAGAAGCTGCGTACTTTTTCCAGGAATCCAAACAAGCCGTGGGAAAATTAGCCCAAAAAAACCCTCTTCCCaagaccaacaacaacaaccttaacTTTCACGAAGGATATGATCATGCGGATGTACTTCCCGAGGTTCTAAGGCACTCTCTTCCTTCCAAAGTGTTTAGAAATGATGAAGCCACCTCCTTTTCCTTCTCTGCCTCCAAATGGGTCCTTCATTCCGACCCCAAAACCCAATCTTCCGTATCCCCTGATGCTCTCAATCCTCTGCGTGCTTACCTTTCCCTGCCCCAAGTCACCTTTGGCCCCAAAAGGTTCCTTCATCACTCTTCAATTTCAATTCCCCAGTTCTTTTCACTTTATGAATCAAATTTCATTTGCATAATGTTTtcccatttgaatttcaactttttgtttttaaatcgagtttaatttttgtgttaTTAGTATACTGTCAATTGATCAGAAATTATCATTGGCGTGACTTTTAAgattataattatgataaaaatgaacgatattgtaaaaatcctttacaCTGTTAGTGTATGCTATTTACtctgttaaattttataatttgagatTTAATAGGGCAATGAAGCTGATTGtgattcatcttcttcttttttaatgtttataaagGGTGGTTTTGTTTGTTCAATTGTTTATGCACAATGGTTTGGTTACACAGGTGGCAACTGCCTGAAGCAGCAAACACGGTTTCAGCCTCAACAGCTAATGAATCGCGTCAAGACAGATATGCCACACATGTTAACCCGGAGAAGTTGAAAGCTGCAGGTGAAGGGCTTGCACATGGTACATTTTCTTCTCATTAACTTCTTCTAACTGTAGATGGATGGTATCTCTAATGCAAATTCTCACTGATGAATATGTACATCGTTGACTCTATGTACTTGACAAACTTGCGTATATTAGGTTTGGTACTTCATCTTTCACATAACCACATCCTATCTCTGTGGACTTTATAGTGGAATCTGTTGCAGATAATGGTTTATGGAAAACTGAGGGTGTAGTCAATGCCCACCATAACTTATGTCATCCTGTGATCCCTCTATAGAATGTGATACTCTGTTCAACTTTGATCAAATATGTCAAAGTTGAAGTACCAATATATTCAGCATCAGGTCTGGCTACTAAGAAACTTGGTCCAACCAGTTTGAGCTGATGCAGTAGTATAATGGGGAAAGGTGTTGGGGGAGATTAGGTAATCTTATTTTATTGGGTGTAGAGagtgtattaattaatttgagggAGGGAACTTGTGATACTTTCAAGTTTCTCATCAACTAAACGAGCTAGAGTTAAACCTTCACAGGGTCCCGTAACACTAGAGAAACTTGTAGTTGTGTGTGATATTAAATTAGCAATATTGGTAAGTTTAAGTGAGCAATCCTCAAGTATAGAGCTTTAAGTTGTTTAAGCTATGTTTTGTTATTTGTTGGGAGTGTTTCAATAAGGCAGACCTTTTAGTTTGAGATTGAGGTTAGagtgttttatattttgaatatagaAATTGAGGAGGAGGGAGAGGggattaagttataaaatatatgttgTTTTTATGGGGAATGAAGTAATGGGATACTATTTGGGCAGAAGTTACTTTTCTGGTGTAAAAAGGTTTAGGGTTGAGTGTGTGGTAATAGGGTtagtaaataaaatcaaaataggcATCATTTTCTCTGTCTTTGGACTAAGTATGATTTAGAATATGAAAAACTAAAGTGGGGCATTAGCAGTTATAATCAACACCCTGAGAAACCTGCTTTGGGCTTCATGAACTGAAGGAGAAACATATGGGGGTCATAGTTATTAATAGCATACAATATCACTTGCTATAGTCCTGTTACTATCACCAGAAGTTGCACTATTGATACATGTAATGTTTTGTGCTTTAGTTTGTACATACCATATCTATGAAGACAATGCATTAATGTCCTACCATTTTGGGATAGTGAAGCCCAGGAATAACCTCACTTTTCATACTTGATTTGCTTGTACATAAAGTTCAGGTGGTTGTTTACTTCATTAGATATTGGtttatgactttattttgatttttttatgctcATTATACCAATAAtgaagttaagaaaaaaaataggtttttggcAAATTCTTTGCTTATGATGCTTATGTTTGCTAATGCAACTTTTAATTTCCAATTTTATAGTTGGAAAGGCGTTTGCTGTTGCCACTGCATTTGTATTTGGTGGTGCTGCATTGGTATTTGGTATGGTGGCCTCCAAGTTAGAGCTGCAGAATGTAAGTAATTTCAATTAtatgcaatttttttctctccctttcATAATACATGTGTATGCTTTTAAATTAgtcaagtaacccacttgaaTGCCTAACTTGCTGCATTTctattcaccgttcttcataaATTATTCATCATGTTGAATGACATATTTAGAACCATAAAACTTCCTCGTATAAGCCTTTGGTATTGTATATCGATActgttttctcttctatggTTTTTTCGTTTTATTAATAGATCTATATATTGTCAAATAAATTGTCCATTTTAGTTTGTTAACTTCTTTATcggaaatttttgttgttgtaacaGATGAGTGACATCAAAACTAAGGGAAAAGACTATGTTGAGCCAAAACTAGAGAATATCAAAGAGCAATTTGTTCCCTTAAAGATATGGGCAAGTTTTAAACTGTATTTCTTTAATCTTCTGAATGTTTCAATTCATAAGCCTAACTCAAAACTTGGATTTGCAGGCTGAGAATATGTCAAGGAAGTGGCATGTGGAAAGGGACGATGTTAAGCAGAAGACTATCATAAAGGAGCTTTCAAAAATTTGGGGTGAAAAAAGAACAGATTGAGATctacaattttatttgttttcctcttaCTTTAGTTGCTTTGGAAATAGTGGCATGGACATCCAAACATAGATAATTTGGATGCAGTATGCCTCTGGCGGTTCTTGTGGCTCTGTAAATGTTGAAGCATGCAGGAGAGtaaaaataatgcaaaataGTGTGTATGTCAATAATTAAGATAGTAATAAATTGCGGAATGTGGTTGTTTTGGTTAATTCAacaattctttattatttttttcttcaagcaGACTAGACATATTGTTAAGGTTCtgaaaaccatgatttgttgtAACAAGATGACATTTGACAACGTGAGATCAATATCTAGCATGTTTGGtagtaaaatttaatagaaTCAATTTTGCGTTCAAAATTATGACTTTGGCCACATGATGGAAATAATTCGCTTAAGACAATATcaattactatttttcttttaattgtattcttacttttatttaaatatttatacacTGCATATAAATGAAAGAATCGTTAAGATTAATTTAGgaagctaaaaataattttgatataaactAACAGATTTAGATAAAACAAACAGAGGAAGtattgcttcttgaagatgttATAAGGGTGAGATGACACTAAGAGtcaatttgtttaaacttttaaaaaataattttgaacaaaatgttttttttttagaaattgttTTTAAGAAGTAGATAGAATTTACttcttgaaaaaaaacaaaaaaaattactttttaaagtaaaaataatttaaacaaactaaaaaaatgcttattttatttaaaaaacattattttaacaaataagtttaaaatgtACCCTATATCAAAGAAAGCCCTGAATTCACTAAACATATTGATGATAAATTAAGTAATTGTCGTTATAATCCACCATTTAAGTGCCGTAAGGAATGCAGTATGCTGCTATTGATGTTGTTCATCGAggaaaaatagaggaaaaacgTAGACACATCATCTCGTAATACAGAAAGTTATTGTTCATAGTCACTTTTCATAGAAAGTTGTTAAACTCAAAGTTTTATAGAGTAATgcctgtttattttttaaattgatggtGTTAACATGCTGCTCACAAAGGATTTTGATGAAACGTATTATAAACATCTCATTTTATTGGGGACGGAAAACACATTGGTGCAAATGATAAGTTAGAAAGTATAGATATGACGTTTCTTACAAGCCTAACATATTAGTGATTTGATTTATTGCTCTCTTTACATGCTTCGTTTTGGAACACCCTATGGACAATTTAGATGATATATCTCGGacttaaaaatagttttcattTATGTCACCTCACTTGATGTTGAAGTGGTAAAAATGAATCAAAACTTCCCGTTTCCATTGAAGATCAAGAAG
The genomic region above belongs to Glycine max cultivar Williams 82 chromosome 14, Glycine_max_v4.0, whole genome shotgun sequence and contains:
- the LOC100782670 gene encoding uncharacterized protein encodes the protein MSFLAGRLAGKEAAYFFQESKQAVGKLAQKNPLPKTNNNNLNFHEGYDHADVLPEVLRHSLPSKVFRNDEATSFSFSASKWVLHSDPKTQSSVSPDALNPLRAYLSLPQVTFGPKRWQLPEAANTVSASTANESRQDRYATHVNPEKLKAAGEGLAHVGKAFAVATAFVFGGAALVFGMVASKLELQNMSDIKTKGKDYVEPKLENIKEQFVPLKIWAENMSRKWHVERDDVKQKTIIKELSKIWGEKRTD